From the genome of Dermacentor andersoni chromosome 3, qqDerAnde1_hic_scaffold, whole genome shotgun sequence:
CACATGGAAGACAATCGGCGGCGCTCATTGCAAGGCCCTCattatatttgtttttcttttctggtgGGCTAACGCCACGCATCGTTTTCGACTAGATGGGGCAAAGGGGAGTACGTATATCAGCGCTGCATTGAACGGCACTTTAATATGCAATATGACAAGTGCTACGAATGTGAATACGTTTCCGGTGGCCAAAATTAGCGTGTATTTCCGGCGTTTAAATTCCATTTTGCGCAGAAATCAAACAATCTACGAAGTGAAAGCACGGAAGTCCTGACTGAGCTTTACCTGTCACGTTGATGCTGCAGGCGAACAGCTCGGGGGAGTCTTTACAAGTCCACCAGTGACGGAAGGGTGTCATCTACAACCGCTGTCCACGCAGAGAGCAGCTTGCCAGAACCGGGGTCGCCTTCACACACAAACATTATTCTCCGGGAAGGCAGGGTATTCAGTTGCCCGATGTACTACGTCATACTGGGCACGTGGATCCTCTTCAACTACTGCTTCGACATGTTCATCGGCACTATCGATGATTACGCCACGGACAAGCAGTTGGGTTTCCTGAAGACGATATCTATACTGCCCATAATCTCCACGACGGACATCTTCGGCGGCGTCTGTCTTCCTGCGCTCGTCGACAAGGGGCTACTAAGCCGGAGTGCTCTCCTCAGCACCACTTACCTCGGCCTCGGAGTCACCACAGCGCTTCTGCCTGTGATGACAGCTTTCCTCCCGTTCGTGGGCGTTTGTCTTGTGTTGGCAATGTTCATGGGCTCTGGCAACGCCATGTATGGTGTCCTGCAGGCCGACTACATCCGTCAGGATCGACTACCCGTTTCGTACGGCACAGCAGGATTTGTCGCAGGTATCCTGCTCATCGCCAAGCCGTTTGTCATAGGTAAATATGGCTAAAagagtcgcagttttgcccgaaaggcagagcaccgattgcgatatcaaattaatAGACACCTAAACAAAGTAAGGGTAGTAGCTATATcgtctgtataaacttgtaaagattcgcttactaactaaattaacaagcatagtgtgaCGCGCTCACATgttaacatgaacacatctcgctcaataaTCGCGGTAACTCGCTGTAAAAACTCTGGAGTGCAGAGGTGCGGCAGCACCAGCAAGCGAATGAACCTTCATGCtacgtctcgcttcaacgcgaacgacgcgtcgaaagcactgcgcatacgaagctaccgataCTCGGTGCacgttgtccacatcacagatagctttcaataTATGGAGCACGCGTGACCGCGAGCACTGTACGCAGCAGCCGTAGTAACAGAACGCCACCCTCCCTCTCCCTACCCTCTCCCTGATGCCCCGGGCGTGCCGGAAGATGGCACGCTTTCTCCCCGTTTTCCTCTggacgcgcgagattgagctacGATCGTCGGCTAactctcgcaagctttcactcgcacatgcagcataggGTGCACAGTGACGATGTTATCGTGCTTGGACTATATACGCGATagcacggcgacgccgacggcagataTGCGCTTGGAGggtccctataattgctatcgcattaaagGACTGTAACGAACCTTAGTGTGAATTCCaatcaactggcccaacttgccgtcctcaaaagaaaggagagactgagaaaaaaaaaacgagaaagtgAGCCAAACACGATCACGGTGATAACGTATGCTTGTTACGACGTGAAAACAAATCAAGGTTTAGAAGGTATACCAAAGCTTTACACAGCAGCGTATCTGTGCAGCTAAGTGAGGTATCGTCACGTTTTAATTTTGTCTGCACCAATCTATGGTATCTCGATTACTTCAAGTTGCTTCTCATTTGGTCTGGCCTCTCCGGAATTTTCGGAAAGCTATAGCTGAGAGTATAGTTCTCGCGTGCCTGTCTTGCCTTACAAAACTACTTACTACTTGCTTATTTACTTgcttgcttacttacttactgACTTGCTTACTTTCGCCTAATGTTCCCTATCTCTGTCTAAAGTTTTCCGAGAATTAAGTGTACGTGAGAGTGTGACAGTATCTCTTACATACCCTCTTTCCTTGCGCAGTCCTTGAGGTTCTTCTGCGTTGTCTTGCAGGTTACTTCCGGGACTACCATAAATCATACGACGGGCTCTTCCGGATGTTGTCTGTGATATTGCTTTTTCTGGGGTTATCTTGGCTCGTCGTGGTAGTATACGAGTGGCATGTGAGCGGCtcgtggaaaagaaagaaaagaagacaggcTGTGATCGGAATTCTTCAAAACTTGTGACTTTCGTAGTGAAAAAGAAGACACTTGCACTGTGTACTTTCCCTCCGTAAGCAGCAAGTTATCGTGACATCATCTTTACCTTCGATGGGGCGTTACGCAATTGTATAATATTCATCGCCCTCCATGACACAGGCCAGCGGACTTATTTGCTGGTGTCCAAGTTCATTAGCTTTTCGTGTCTGTGATAAGACAAACTTTCAGGTGAAGAGAGTGAATTAAGTGTTATCTACACAATATTCTGCAGAGTAACACCATTGCTGTGATATAATGTGAATATCTTACACACTCGCCACTAAGCCTGCGTCGCAGGTGAGAACAAGTGTTCCGAAAAGGGAACACCAAGCTGGACCTTCTTTAATGCATTGCGAAAAATAGCTTGACTTCGCCAACTGGGAGAGTGCTTGGCGTTGTCACTGAATCACAGGTAACAACGAAGAAGATAACATCTTTAGCCGTATATACTATGCAATTTGACAAGGTGGTCATAGAACCACTTAAGTGCTAAAATTATGTACTCCAGTACGAAAGCAGGTTGGGTTGGCAGTATTGAACTGCACACTCTGCGACGTTACAAGAAGTATCCATTGAAATTGAGCCACAACTTACGGCTACGCGTACACCAGACATTCATAAACATCAATTCCTGGAATTCACTTGCTATTTATAGCAGTGTCGCTGTGTGTTTATTCGTCGATATCTCTAAGGTCTACTCTCCCAAGCATATTAGCCTCCAGAATTCTTGCTAGGTAGTAAGTCAATTACGTTAACCTTGCTGTCTCAAACTACGCGACTACTTGTTCTGCGCGCAAATCTGTTAACCAcattcagcacagcagcctgtgcTTAAACTTTTTCTGAAAATTCTCGATGCTCTAATGTGCGTCCTGATAAATGTGATTGGTGTATCACTGTGCAACATTATTCCCTTATTATCACCCCGTTGTCGATGAGCATTCTCTGGAACTTTTCTACCAGCGGGAATTAAGACGAGTAGAATATACAACGTTGTCAACCATCATGCACGAAggattaaaaatatgcaaatgccacgtagctagacagaaccaatgtaatgatctttgccgtcgcttggagatacttaacTTTGTTGGCATACCACCTAATTGCACAATAATTCTTAACTGATTAATCAACTTATCACATATAGTAACTAAATGAATAGTGTCACAGAGAAAATTGTAGACGAAATTGAAAAACTCCCGCTACAGCATTCGGTTGCAATACGCGCTACATTCCGCAGCGCGAAAGAGGTGCTTCGAGTGACCAGTCGGGCGGCAGTGTTTcgtatattcgcgggcttctttcatgcaaGGAAAAACGcatttatgtagcccgtattgagcaacagaaagctgtatcgggagtttttgatgCTGCACCACTATTTTCTCACTGACATTTCTCATGTACTTGTAAT
Proteins encoded in this window:
- the LOC126525290 gene encoding monocarboxylate transporter 5-like; this translates as MSDQGNNPPTERARTLLQGHMYETDKDWHVTIVAAAAFFFGSASIRSSGIFYLSIMEEFRVCRSTASWPDTLIDATSEMAGKRLLDSKLSGPNGYDTDKPGGQCLLPTRVAAARRLLVAVFFERVNPLGVMTVGSILAWAGVMCSALAPSIVWISLTLGVTHGIGIGLVFSSLQVFLSQNFSKYRGTAHGIMYAGAAASAMVFPYLLEYTTHVFGFRLSLVIFGLILVNLTIITLLLDRNSWVDSAATRQEATPGRTARGSLYKSTSDGRVSSTTAVHAESSLPEPGSPSHTNIILREGRVFSCPMYYVILGTWILFNYCFDMFIGTIDDYATDKQLGFLKTISILPIISTTDIFGGVCLPALVDKGLLSRSALLSTTYLGLGVTTALLPVMTAFLPFVGVCLVLAMFMGSGNAMYGVLQADYIRQDRLPVSYGTAGFVAGILLIAKPFVIGYFRDYHKSYDGLFRMLSVILLFLGLSWLVVVVYEWHVSGSWKRKKRRQAVIGILQNL